The proteins below come from a single Isoptericola dokdonensis DS-3 genomic window:
- a CDS encoding thioredoxin domain-containing protein: MADRLRSATSPYLLQHADNPVDWWEWGDDAFAEARRRDVPVLLSVGYAACHWCHVMAHESFEDADVAAVINESFVPIKVDREERPDVDAVYMTATTAMTGQGGWPMTAFLTPDGDAFHCGTYFPREQFVGVLGAVRDAWADARDAVVQRAAAVTDAVTEATGPLPGAPLDDVTLAEAVAVLRRDADVVRGGFGGAPKFPPSMTLEHLLRHHARTGDANALAMVERTGEAMARGGLYDQLGGGFARYAVDAAWVVPHFEKMLYDNAQLLRVHAHWWRATGSPLAARVVRETAEFLLRDLRTADGGFASALDADTPVDDGSGGRHGVEGLTYVWTPAQLREVLGDDDGATAATVLGVTDEGTFEHGTSTLQLRHDPDPTWWARVRPALLDARAARPQPARDDKVVTAWNGLAVAALADAGALFGRDDWVDAARECADLLLRRHVVDGRLRRASRDGVVGAAPGVAADHGDLAEGLLALHQATGEARWLAAAGDLLDTALARFAAPGSGFGPDAPHGPDGAGAPAAGSGGPADLGFFDVADDAERLVVRPRDPSDGPEPSGQSALAGALTTYAALTGSSRHRAAAEAAVRASGTLARRAPRFAGWTLATAEALAAGPLQVAVVGTGPAAAELLATARCAHVAGAVVVPGAPDADGVPLLADRPLVGGSPAAYVCRGFVCDRPVTTPEDLAAALVR, encoded by the coding sequence ATGGCCGACCGTCTGCGCAGCGCGACCTCGCCGTACCTGCTCCAGCACGCGGACAACCCGGTGGACTGGTGGGAGTGGGGCGACGACGCGTTCGCGGAGGCGCGGCGTCGCGACGTGCCGGTGCTGCTGTCGGTCGGGTACGCCGCGTGCCACTGGTGCCACGTCATGGCGCACGAGTCGTTCGAGGACGCCGACGTCGCCGCCGTGATCAACGAGTCGTTCGTGCCGATCAAGGTCGACCGGGAGGAACGCCCCGACGTCGACGCCGTCTACATGACCGCGACGACGGCGATGACGGGGCAGGGCGGCTGGCCGATGACGGCGTTCCTCACGCCGGACGGCGACGCCTTCCACTGCGGCACGTACTTCCCGCGCGAGCAGTTCGTCGGCGTGCTCGGAGCGGTCCGGGACGCCTGGGCGGACGCGCGGGACGCCGTCGTGCAGCGTGCCGCCGCCGTGACGGACGCCGTCACGGAGGCCACGGGGCCGCTGCCGGGTGCGCCGCTGGACGACGTCACGCTCGCCGAGGCCGTCGCCGTCCTGCGCCGGGACGCCGACGTCGTGCGGGGCGGGTTCGGCGGCGCTCCGAAGTTCCCGCCGTCCATGACCCTCGAGCACCTGCTGCGCCACCACGCCCGCACCGGGGACGCCAACGCTCTCGCGATGGTGGAGCGCACGGGCGAGGCGATGGCGCGCGGCGGCCTGTACGACCAGCTCGGGGGCGGATTCGCGCGCTATGCCGTCGACGCCGCCTGGGTGGTGCCGCACTTCGAGAAGATGCTCTACGACAACGCCCAGCTGCTGCGCGTCCACGCGCACTGGTGGCGGGCGACGGGCTCGCCGCTCGCCGCGCGGGTGGTGCGCGAGACCGCCGAGTTCCTGCTGCGCGACCTGCGCACCGCCGACGGCGGGTTCGCGTCCGCGCTCGACGCCGACACGCCCGTCGACGACGGCTCGGGGGGACGCCACGGCGTCGAGGGGCTGACGTACGTGTGGACCCCGGCGCAGCTGCGCGAGGTGCTCGGCGACGACGACGGCGCGACCGCCGCCACCGTGCTGGGCGTCACCGACGAGGGCACGTTCGAGCATGGCACGTCGACCCTGCAGCTCCGGCACGACCCCGACCCCACCTGGTGGGCGCGCGTGCGCCCCGCACTGCTCGACGCCCGGGCCGCCCGCCCGCAGCCTGCTCGCGACGACAAGGTCGTCACCGCGTGGAACGGGCTCGCCGTCGCGGCCCTCGCCGACGCCGGGGCGCTGTTCGGCCGCGACGACTGGGTGGACGCCGCCCGGGAGTGCGCGGACCTGCTGCTGCGGCGGCACGTCGTGGACGGACGGTTGCGGCGCGCCTCCCGGGACGGGGTCGTGGGTGCCGCACCGGGCGTCGCGGCCGACCACGGCGACCTCGCCGAGGGACTGCTCGCCCTGCACCAGGCCACCGGCGAGGCGCGCTGGCTCGCCGCCGCCGGGGACCTGCTCGACACGGCGCTGGCACGGTTCGCCGCGCCGGGCAGCGGCTTCGGCCCCGACGCACCGCACGGCCCCGACGGTGCGGGCGCCCCCGCCGCTGGCAGCGGCGGTCCGGCCGACCTCGGGTTCTTCGACGTCGCGGACGACGCCGAGCGGCTCGTCGTGCGACCCCGGGACCCCAGCGACGGACCGGAGCCGTCCGGCCAGTCGGCGCTCGCCGGGGCCCTGACGACGTACGCCGCCCTGACCGGGTCGTCGCGGCACCGTGCGGCGGCGGAGGCGGCGGTGCGGGCGTCGGGCACCCTGGCTCGCCGCGCACCCCGGTTCGCCGGGTGGACGCTCGCCACCGCCGAGGCGCTCGCCGCCGGACCGCTGCAGGTCGCCGTCGTCGGCACCGGTCCCGCGGCCGCCGAGCTGCTCGCGACCGCGCGGTGCGCGCACGTCGCCGGCGCCGTCGTCGTGCCCGGCGCACCGGACGCCGACGGCGTCCCGCTCCTGGCCGACCGGCCCCTGGTGGGCGGCTCCCCGGCGGCGTACGTGTGCCGCGGCTTCGTCTGCGACCGTCCCGTCACGACGCCCGAGGATCTCGCCGCCGCGCTCGTGCGGTGA
- a CDS encoding helix-turn-helix domain-containing protein, with product MNRPLTFGEQLRRLRTSADLTLEALAERSGVSVRTIGDVERGVSVAPHRRTVDALARGLRLDPAERESLLRDVRARRAVPAQGPRASAVAPHRVGDFSGREREIAEIVSFLGGAPAGRTAPVVISGLAGIGKTTTALEAIHRLESSRPILFLDLDGLSPAPLTPLQVVSGLLRQVPGAGDAAPRTLDDAVRRWRAVTAETPVTVLLDNADAEAQVRPVLTLDPQSAVVVTSRRALAGLEGVRRITLGPLRPEESVEMLASIIPADQRDAGDLRDLAELAGNVPLAMRIAGNRIAATPAVRAGDFSARIRSAENRLRMLVAGDLAVEAAFTLSYEDLAPSVSALFRSISVIDAGTFDARIAAATLASPVSVVDVEGWLDELTDLGLIEARGGNRYHLHDLVHLFAGGRRADAESVAETQARRARLRHWLLASLERAGAWFESDRSATDAAATGVTFPDAAAADAWIRLEEQHWWPAMQAAARAGEHALVVDAADALHWFSELWADWGHWVELFGLAVESSRALQDDRLEAMHLGYLVWATAVESRDRVEGLRLARLAVEVAERSGDHQQLGWTNYYLGWMLQQNGLDGGPAASHAALLHFGLAGDAVGTASAAAALGNHAHASGDHQLALDEHRAAYDRVQAEAPFTTHAMTYVVGTLHYFMALALAGLERPVEAIEEVDRALAIAEEVGAVNLVRLSLRVRATAYLAAGDGRRARADVERALDGLDLTSSTEMNTALRDTLLPLLEAADRLT from the coding sequence GTGAACCGTCCCCTCACGTTCGGTGAGCAGCTCCGCCGGCTCCGGACGTCGGCCGACCTCACGCTCGAAGCCCTCGCCGAACGCTCGGGCGTGAGCGTCCGGACCATCGGCGACGTCGAGCGGGGCGTCAGCGTCGCGCCGCACCGCCGGACCGTCGACGCCCTCGCCCGGGGACTTCGGCTCGACCCTGCGGAGCGTGAGTCACTGCTGCGCGACGTGCGCGCCCGACGAGCCGTCCCGGCGCAGGGGCCGCGGGCGTCGGCTGTCGCACCGCACCGGGTCGGGGACTTCAGCGGTCGAGAGCGTGAGATCGCCGAGATCGTGTCGTTCCTCGGCGGTGCCCCGGCGGGACGCACGGCTCCGGTCGTGATCTCCGGTCTGGCCGGGATCGGCAAGACCACCACCGCTCTCGAGGCGATCCACCGCCTCGAGAGCTCGCGCCCGATCCTGTTCCTCGACCTCGACGGCCTGAGCCCGGCCCCGCTGACGCCGCTCCAGGTCGTCAGCGGTCTGCTGCGCCAGGTCCCCGGCGCCGGCGACGCGGCACCCCGGACCCTCGACGACGCGGTGCGCCGCTGGCGCGCGGTGACAGCGGAGACGCCGGTGACGGTGCTGCTCGACAATGCCGACGCCGAGGCCCAGGTCCGCCCCGTCCTCACGCTGGACCCGCAGAGCGCGGTGGTGGTCACCTCGCGACGCGCCCTGGCCGGTCTGGAGGGGGTGCGGCGGATCACGCTCGGCCCGCTGCGACCCGAGGAGAGCGTCGAGATGCTGGCCAGCATCATCCCCGCGGACCAACGGGACGCCGGTGACCTGCGCGACCTCGCCGAGCTCGCCGGCAACGTCCCGCTCGCGATGCGGATCGCCGGGAACCGGATCGCCGCCACGCCCGCCGTCCGGGCGGGCGACTTCTCGGCCCGCATCCGGTCGGCCGAGAACCGCCTGCGGATGCTGGTGGCCGGTGACCTCGCCGTCGAGGCGGCCTTCACCCTGTCCTACGAGGACCTGGCGCCGTCCGTCTCAGCGCTGTTCCGCTCGATCTCCGTGATCGATGCCGGGACGTTCGACGCCCGGATCGCCGCCGCCACCCTCGCGTCTCCCGTGAGCGTCGTCGACGTCGAGGGTTGGCTGGACGAGCTCACCGACCTCGGTCTGATCGAGGCGCGTGGCGGCAACCGGTATCACCTGCACGACCTCGTGCACCTGTTCGCCGGCGGACGACGGGCCGATGCCGAGTCCGTCGCGGAGACGCAGGCACGCCGTGCCCGGCTGCGGCACTGGCTGCTCGCGAGCCTGGAGCGTGCTGGTGCCTGGTTCGAATCGGACCGCTCGGCGACGGACGCCGCTGCGACCGGTGTGACGTTCCCGGACGCAGCGGCGGCCGACGCGTGGATCCGGCTCGAGGAGCAGCACTGGTGGCCGGCGATGCAGGCCGCGGCCCGAGCGGGTGAGCACGCCCTGGTCGTCGACGCGGCCGACGCTCTGCACTGGTTCTCGGAGCTGTGGGCGGACTGGGGTCACTGGGTGGAGCTCTTCGGTCTCGCCGTGGAGTCGTCGCGCGCCCTGCAGGACGACCGCCTGGAGGCGATGCACCTGGGCTACCTCGTGTGGGCCACGGCCGTCGAGTCGCGGGACCGCGTCGAGGGACTCCGCCTCGCCCGGCTCGCGGTCGAGGTCGCCGAGAGGTCCGGCGACCATCAGCAGCTCGGCTGGACGAACTACTACCTCGGCTGGATGTTGCAGCAGAACGGCCTCGACGGCGGCCCGGCGGCCAGTCACGCCGCGCTGCTGCACTTCGGTCTTGCGGGTGACGCCGTGGGAACGGCCAGTGCCGCAGCAGCGCTCGGGAACCACGCCCACGCGAGCGGTGACCATCAGCTCGCGCTCGACGAGCACCGCGCCGCGTACGACCGCGTGCAGGCGGAGGCGCCGTTCACGACGCACGCCATGACGTACGTCGTCGGCACGCTGCACTACTTCATGGCCCTGGCGCTCGCCGGTCTCGAGCGGCCCGTCGAGGCGATCGAGGAGGTCGACCGCGCCCTCGCCATCGCCGAGGAGGTGGGGGCGGTCAATCTCGTCCGGCTCTCCCTGCGGGTCCGGGCGACGGCCTACCTGGCGGCCGGCGACGGCCGTCGGGCCCGGGCGGACGTCGAGCGCGCGCTCGACGGGCTCGACCTGACGTCGTCCACCGAGATGAACACGGCACTGCGGGACACCCTCTTGCCGCTGTTGGAGGCGGCCGACCGGCTGACCTGA
- a CDS encoding alpha/beta fold hydrolase, which produces MPYITTSDGTEIYFTTQGSGQPVLFSHGWPLSSDAWQVELKLLADAGYQAIAHDRRGHGRSSKTSTGNDMDTYARDLAELVEALDLRDLVVIGHSTGGGEVVRYAAQHGAGRVSRVVTVGAVPPLMVRTEDNPDGLLIEVFDGIRAGVLKDASQFYQELTEPFFGANREGSNVSQGAKDDFWRQGMLVNLAAAYDCVKAFSETDFTEDLKALDVPILIAHGDDDQIVPIGASALRSAELVKHGTLKIYPGAPHGVYGDFRAALGADILEFLAS; this is translated from the coding sequence ATGCCCTACATCACGACGTCCGACGGCACCGAGATCTACTTCACGACGCAGGGCTCGGGCCAGCCGGTCCTCTTCAGCCACGGGTGGCCGCTGAGCTCGGACGCCTGGCAGGTCGAGCTCAAGCTGCTCGCGGACGCGGGCTACCAGGCCATCGCCCACGACCGGCGCGGTCACGGCCGCTCCTCGAAGACGTCCACGGGCAACGACATGGACACCTACGCTCGCGACCTCGCGGAGCTCGTCGAGGCCCTGGACCTGCGCGACCTCGTCGTGATCGGTCATTCGACGGGCGGTGGCGAGGTGGTGCGCTACGCCGCGCAGCACGGCGCCGGGCGGGTCTCCCGCGTGGTCACGGTGGGAGCCGTGCCGCCCCTCATGGTCCGGACCGAGGACAACCCGGACGGGCTGCTGATCGAGGTGTTCGACGGCATCCGCGCCGGCGTCCTGAAGGACGCCTCGCAGTTCTACCAGGAGCTCACGGAGCCGTTCTTCGGAGCCAACCGGGAGGGCTCGAACGTGTCCCAGGGCGCGAAGGACGACTTCTGGCGGCAGGGCATGCTGGTCAACCTGGCCGCGGCGTACGACTGCGTGAAGGCCTTCTCCGAGACGGACTTCACCGAGGACCTCAAGGCTCTCGACGTGCCGATCCTCATCGCGCACGGTGACGACGACCAGATCGTCCCGATCGGCGCCTCCGCGCTCCGCTCCGCCGAGCTCGTGAAGCACGGCACCCTGAAGATCTACCCGGGCGCGCCGCACGGCGTCTACGGTGACTTCCGGGCGGCGCTCGGCGCCGACATCCTCGAGTTCCTGGCCTCCTGA
- a CDS encoding RidA family protein, with amino-acid sequence MGDVDARLAELGITIPHRSPAPAGVYVPAVVTGNLVLTAGQLPIVDGRLPVTGKVGTDVPAEVATRCARISALNALSAVAEVLGSLDRVTRVVKVVGFVASDPAFTGQPAVLDGASELLGAVFGDAGVHARSAVGVAVLPLDAPVEVELTVEFD; translated from the coding sequence ATGGGGGACGTCGACGCCCGCCTCGCAGAGCTGGGCATCACGATCCCGCACCGGTCCCCGGCACCTGCCGGGGTCTACGTGCCCGCCGTCGTCACCGGGAACCTCGTCCTCACGGCCGGGCAGCTGCCGATCGTCGACGGCCGGCTCCCCGTCACGGGGAAGGTCGGCACCGACGTTCCTGCCGAGGTCGCCACCCGCTGCGCGCGCATCAGCGCCCTCAACGCCCTCTCGGCCGTCGCCGAGGTGCTGGGCAGCCTCGACCGGGTCACGCGCGTCGTGAAGGTCGTCGGGTTCGTGGCCTCCGACCCCGCCTTCACCGGGCAGCCCGCCGTCCTCGACGGGGCGTCCGAGCTGCTCGGAGCGGTCTTCGGCGACGCCGGCGTGCACGCGCGGAGCGCGGTCGGTGTCGCAGTCCTGCCCCTCGACGCACCCGTCGAGGTCGAGCTCACCGTCGAGTTCGACTGA
- a CDS encoding alpha/beta fold hydrolase — protein sequence MSADITVVLVHGAFAESASWSGVIHRLTDAGIAAVATPNPLRSVSTDAQNVRAAVAGIGAPVLLVGHSYGGAVITEAAVDNPNVVGLVYVAAFAPDHGENALELTGRFPGSTLGETVRAYPLADGTNDLVVDRDLFPGQFAADVNAADAAIQARTQRPIRDYALGEAQPASTPAWKTLPSWFVFGDADKNIPVEGLRFMAERAGAVTIQEIAGASHSVMVSQPDAVADLIVEAVGKLSA from the coding sequence ATGTCTGCAGACATCACCGTCGTCCTGGTCCACGGCGCGTTCGCCGAGTCCGCCAGCTGGTCCGGCGTGATCCACCGGCTCACCGATGCCGGGATCGCCGCCGTCGCCACGCCGAACCCGCTGCGCAGCGTGAGCACCGACGCGCAGAACGTGCGGGCGGCCGTCGCCGGCATCGGAGCGCCCGTCCTCCTCGTCGGCCACTCCTACGGCGGCGCCGTCATCACCGAGGCGGCCGTGGACAACCCGAACGTCGTCGGCCTCGTCTACGTCGCCGCGTTCGCACCGGACCACGGCGAGAACGCCCTCGAGCTGACCGGGAGATTCCCCGGCAGCACCCTCGGGGAGACCGTGCGCGCGTACCCGCTGGCCGACGGCACGAACGACCTCGTCGTGGACCGGGACCTGTTCCCCGGCCAGTTCGCCGCCGACGTCAACGCCGCGGACGCGGCGATCCAGGCGCGCACGCAGCGCCCGATCCGGGACTACGCGCTCGGCGAGGCGCAGCCCGCGTCGACCCCGGCGTGGAAGACGCTCCCGTCGTGGTTCGTCTTCGGCGACGCGGACAAGAACATCCCGGTCGAGGGGTTGCGGTTCATGGCCGAGCGGGCCGGTGCCGTCACGATCCAGGAGATCGCCGGTGCATCCCACTCGGTCATGGTGTCCCAGCCGGACGCGGTCGCCGACCTGATCGTCGAAGCGGTCGGCAAGCTGTCCGCGTAG
- a CDS encoding DUF3817 domain-containing protein, which produces MPAPAHPKPALSRWGRAFAVVAWIEAFTWAGLLVGMFLKYVTETTEAGVWLFGRLHGGAFVAYGVVALIVAVQHRWGWWRTLVALAAAVPPLATLPAEWWLRRTGHLSDAPAQEQAPAVV; this is translated from the coding sequence ATGCCCGCGCCCGCCCATCCGAAGCCCGCCCTGTCCCGCTGGGGCCGCGCGTTCGCCGTCGTCGCCTGGATCGAGGCGTTCACGTGGGCGGGCCTGCTGGTGGGCATGTTCCTCAAGTACGTCACCGAGACCACGGAGGCCGGCGTGTGGCTGTTCGGGCGGCTGCACGGCGGGGCGTTCGTCGCCTACGGCGTGGTCGCGCTGATCGTCGCGGTGCAGCACCGCTGGGGCTGGTGGCGCACGCTCGTGGCGCTCGCGGCCGCGGTCCCGCCGCTGGCGACCCTGCCGGCCGAGTGGTGGCTGCGCCGCACGGGCCACCTGAGCGACGCGCCGGCGCAGGAGCAGGCCCCCGCCGTCGTCTGA
- a CDS encoding 5'-nucleotidase C-terminal domain-containing protein, which produces MHTMRQRVAGGTVLGLTFAGVAAVGVLPAQAADPVDIQILATNDFHGRIQANGSEAGAAALSGAVKSLREANPNTVFAAAGDLIGASTFESFIQQDKPTIDALNEAGLEVSAVGNHELDQGYRDLVDRVMAPFDAQTNPYGGAEWEYVAANLKMRETGEDAVPASWLKDFGDVEVGFVGAVTEELPSLVTPGGIAELEVADIVDTADAEAEALKAEGADLVVLLVHDGAETTTCAAVPTADNAFARIVNDLSPEVDAIVSGHTHLAYDCAFPVEEWAGRAVTERPVVSAGQYGYNLNQLVYSVDPETGDVVGLTTAVLPIAGSYPADPAVTTIVDDAVAEAAVLGAEPLGQIEGAFNRAKLASGSENRGGESTLGNLVAEVQRWATSGEESGAAQIAFMNPGGLRADMTGTGTGSPRTLTYQQAAVVQPFANTLVNMQLTGAQIEAVLEEQWQPAGASRPFLRLGVSEGFEYTYDPAGAAGDRITSMSLDGEPIVADATYSVTVNSFLSTGGDNFFTLAEGTGKRDTGKIDLAAMVDYLAEVAADEPLAVDYAQRAVGVSFPADAPAAYEPGDTVAFEVSSWSMSTADDVKDAALTVSLDGAELGSFPVTTTPGTTVDDQVGTASVSVILPTDVAAGPVTLTLAGEATGTEVDVPVEVSAPSAPAFERGTVYTEGDQVTYDGRLFEAMWWTTEVPGKSVWGSWQEIATTADGTAVWTASRVFVAGDVVEHEGVTYTAQWWTRNQEPGSSPWGPWQAGS; this is translated from the coding sequence ATGCACACCATGCGCCAGCGCGTGGCCGGGGGCACGGTCCTCGGCCTCACGTTCGCGGGTGTCGCCGCCGTCGGAGTCCTGCCTGCGCAGGCCGCCGACCCGGTCGACATCCAGATCCTCGCCACCAACGACTTCCACGGCCGGATCCAGGCCAACGGCTCCGAGGCGGGCGCCGCCGCCCTGTCGGGTGCCGTGAAGAGCCTGCGCGAGGCGAACCCGAACACGGTGTTCGCCGCCGCCGGCGACCTCATCGGGGCCTCCACGTTCGAGTCGTTCATCCAGCAGGACAAGCCCACCATCGACGCCCTCAACGAGGCGGGCCTCGAGGTGTCGGCCGTGGGCAACCACGAGCTCGACCAGGGGTACCGCGACCTCGTGGACCGCGTCATGGCGCCGTTCGACGCCCAGACGAACCCGTACGGCGGCGCCGAGTGGGAGTACGTCGCCGCGAACCTCAAGATGCGCGAGACCGGCGAGGACGCCGTGCCCGCGTCGTGGCTGAAGGACTTCGGCGACGTCGAGGTCGGCTTCGTCGGCGCCGTCACCGAGGAGCTGCCGTCGCTGGTGACCCCGGGCGGCATCGCCGAGCTCGAGGTGGCCGACATCGTCGACACCGCCGACGCCGAGGCGGAAGCCCTCAAGGCCGAGGGTGCCGACCTCGTCGTCCTGCTCGTGCACGACGGCGCCGAGACCACGACCTGCGCGGCGGTGCCGACGGCGGACAACGCGTTCGCGCGGATCGTCAACGACCTCAGCCCCGAGGTGGACGCGATCGTCTCCGGCCACACGCACCTCGCCTACGACTGCGCGTTCCCCGTCGAGGAGTGGGCCGGCCGCGCCGTCACCGAGCGGCCCGTCGTGTCGGCCGGTCAGTACGGCTACAACCTCAACCAGCTCGTCTACTCGGTCGACCCGGAGACGGGCGACGTCGTGGGGTTGACGACGGCGGTCCTGCCGATCGCCGGCAGCTACCCGGCCGACCCGGCCGTCACGACCATCGTGGACGACGCCGTCGCGGAGGCCGCCGTGCTCGGCGCCGAGCCGCTCGGCCAGATCGAGGGCGCCTTCAACCGCGCCAAGCTGGCCTCGGGCAGCGAGAACCGTGGTGGCGAGTCCACCCTGGGCAACCTCGTCGCCGAGGTGCAGCGCTGGGCGACCTCCGGCGAGGAGTCGGGCGCCGCGCAGATCGCGTTCATGAACCCGGGCGGCCTGCGCGCCGACATGACCGGCACGGGCACCGGCTCGCCGCGCACCCTGACCTACCAGCAGGCGGCCGTCGTCCAGCCGTTCGCCAACACGCTGGTCAACATGCAGCTCACCGGCGCGCAGATCGAGGCCGTCCTGGAGGAGCAGTGGCAGCCCGCCGGCGCCTCGCGGCCGTTCCTGCGGCTCGGTGTGTCCGAGGGCTTCGAGTACACCTACGACCCGGCCGGCGCCGCGGGCGACCGCATCACGTCGATGTCGCTGGACGGCGAGCCGATCGTCGCCGACGCCACCTACTCGGTGACCGTCAACTCGTTCCTGTCCACCGGCGGCGACAACTTCTTCACGCTGGCCGAGGGCACCGGCAAGCGCGACACGGGCAAGATCGACCTCGCCGCCATGGTCGACTACCTGGCCGAGGTCGCCGCGGACGAGCCGCTGGCCGTCGACTACGCGCAGCGCGCCGTCGGCGTGTCCTTCCCGGCCGACGCCCCCGCGGCGTACGAGCCCGGCGACACCGTCGCGTTCGAGGTCTCCTCGTGGTCGATGTCCACCGCCGACGACGTCAAGGACGCCGCGCTCACCGTGTCCCTCGACGGTGCCGAGCTCGGCTCGTTCCCCGTGACGACGACGCCCGGCACGACGGTCGACGACCAGGTCGGCACCGCGTCGGTGTCCGTCATCCTGCCGACCGACGTCGCCGCCGGTCCGGTGACCCTCACCCTCGCGGGCGAGGCGACCGGCACCGAGGTCGATGTGCCCGTCGAGGTGTCGGCCCCGTCCGCGCCCGCGTTCGAGCGCGGCACCGTCTACACCGAGGGCGACCAGGTGACGTACGACGGCCGCCTGTTCGAGGCCATGTGGTGGACCACCGAGGTGCCCGGGAAGTCCGTGTGGGGCTCGTGGCAGGAGATCGCCACGACCGCCGACGGCACCGCCGTGTGGACCGCCTCGCGGGTGTTCGTCGCGGGTGACGTCGTCGAGCACGAGGGCGTGACGTACACGGCCCAGTGGTGGACGCGGAACCAGGAGCCCGGCTCCTCCCCGTGGGGTCCGTGGCAGGCGGGCTCCTGA
- a CDS encoding Lrp/AsnC family transcriptional regulator, with product MDETNRRIVAHLLRDGRASYADIGDAVGLSAPAVKRRVDRMVARGEISGFTVQVSPEQLGWKIVAYVEIFCRGNISPAALERDFGPIPEVVRVDTITGEADALVQIMADSMADVERIVETFRVSARVDKTRTAIVMSRVIDRPVRAGTGPAPAED from the coding sequence GTGGACGAGACCAACCGACGCATCGTCGCCCACCTGCTGCGCGACGGTCGCGCCTCCTACGCGGACATCGGTGACGCCGTCGGGCTGTCCGCCCCCGCGGTGAAGCGCCGCGTCGACCGCATGGTGGCCCGCGGCGAGATCTCCGGGTTCACCGTCCAGGTCTCCCCCGAGCAGCTCGGGTGGAAGATCGTCGCGTACGTCGAGATCTTCTGCCGCGGCAACATCTCCCCCGCCGCGCTCGAACGCGACTTCGGCCCCATCCCCGAGGTCGTGCGCGTCGACACCATCACCGGCGAGGCCGACGCGCTCGTGCAGATCATGGCCGACTCCATGGCCGACGTGGAACGCATCGTCGAGACGTTCCGCGTCTCCGCCCGCGTCGACAAGACCCGCACCGCGATCGTCATGTCCCGCGTCATCGACCGGCCCGTGCGCGCCGGGACCGGCCCCGCGCCCGCCGAGGACTGA
- the ddaH gene encoding dimethylargininase — MTLLTPPLPAAATAPAVAPRSVERTATPRRYLMCPPVHFDVVYAINPWMDVSVPVDAGLAVVQWQALKAAYEARGHTVDVIRPEPGLPDMVYAANGGIVVGGQALAARFTFPERQPEGAAYEAWLRTSGAQHGVVSLGQAVERNEGEGDLLWDGEVLLAGTGFRTTREAHAEVAARLDVDVVTLELVDPRFYHLDTALAVLTTASGDRRPEVAYFPGAFTSESLAVLRERYPDAIEATEDDAAVLGLNAVSDGRHVFLTQRATGMHAALRERGYEPVGIDLSELFKGGGSVKCCTLELRPAPGTEVAA, encoded by the coding sequence ATGACGCTGCTCACACCACCGCTCCCCGCCGCGGCCACGGCACCCGCCGTCGCTCCGCGATCCGTCGAGCGCACCGCGACCCCGCGCCGCTACCTCATGTGCCCCCCGGTCCACTTCGACGTCGTCTACGCGATCAACCCGTGGATGGACGTCAGCGTCCCGGTGGACGCAGGCCTCGCCGTCGTCCAGTGGCAGGCGCTCAAGGCGGCCTACGAGGCGCGCGGGCACACCGTGGACGTCATCCGCCCGGAGCCCGGCCTGCCCGACATGGTCTACGCGGCCAACGGCGGGATCGTCGTCGGCGGGCAGGCGCTCGCCGCCCGGTTCACGTTCCCCGAGCGGCAGCCCGAGGGCGCCGCCTACGAGGCGTGGCTGCGCACGTCCGGCGCGCAGCACGGCGTGGTCAGCCTCGGCCAGGCCGTCGAGCGCAACGAGGGGGAGGGGGACCTGCTGTGGGACGGCGAGGTCCTGCTCGCCGGCACCGGATTCCGCACCACGCGCGAGGCGCACGCCGAGGTCGCCGCGCGGCTCGACGTCGACGTCGTCACGCTGGAGCTCGTCGACCCGCGGTTCTACCACCTGGACACGGCGCTCGCGGTGCTCACGACGGCGTCGGGCGACCGCCGCCCCGAGGTCGCCTACTTCCCCGGCGCGTTCACGAGCGAGTCCCTGGCCGTGCTGCGCGAGCGCTACCCGGACGCCATCGAGGCGACCGAGGACGACGCCGCCGTGCTGGGTCTCAACGCCGTCTCCGACGGCCGCCACGTCTTCCTCACGCAGCGCGCCACCGGCATGCACGCCGCCTTGCGCGAGCGCGGGTACGAGCCCGTCGGCATCGACCTGTCCGAGCTGTTCAAGGGCGGCGGGTCGGTCAAGTGCTGCACGCTGGAGCTGCGCCCCGCGCCCGGGACGGAGGTGGCCGCATGA